From the Cervus elaphus chromosome 20, mCerEla1.1, whole genome shotgun sequence genome, one window contains:
- the LOC122678159 gene encoding neuroblastoma breakpoint family member 6-like protein, with amino-acid sequence MGILETNQYLHSQLEKSKQDFRDLTEKLLTSQATVYSLANQLQKYKCEEYKDLIESVLEEEMPFEKGKLAEKRRLATRLGRYDPLIEAQARELTCLRQKIQEGKGVCHLFTQHAKNTIKTFESFLKSTDMTYYQRQRYCELLAQGSQMAERLASKLSTENHHDRKDEEGQGSPAARLSMGLQEEEVNEVPEDSLDEKYLMHSSRHDSHQPPSSNASVCDVQDQL; translated from the exons ATGGGCATCTTGGAAACCAACCAGTACTTGCACTCCCAGCTGGAAAAAAGCAAACAGGACTTTCGAGACCTCACAGAGAAACTGCTCACGTCCCAAGCTACTGTTTACTCCCTGGCCAACCAGCTGCagaaataca AGTGTGAAGAGTACAAGGACCTCATTGAATctgtgctggaggaggaaatgccctTTGAGAAGGGGAAGCTGGCAGAGAAGAGGAGACTGGCTACACGACTTGG GAGATATGATCCCCTGATTGAGGCTCAGGCCCGAGAACTGACCTGCTTACGACAGAAGATACAGGAAGGGAAAGGTGTCTGTCATCTATTCACACAGCATGCAAAGAACACAATcaagacttttgagagtttcCTCAAGAGCACTGACATGACCTACTACCAGAGACAGAGATACTGTGAGCTCCTGGCCCAAGGAAGCCAGATGGCAGAGAGACTTGCCAGCAAACTCTCCACTG aaaaTCACCATGATAGGAAGGATGAAGAGGGACAGGGGTCACCGGCAGCCAG GCTCAGCATGGGGCTCCAGGAGGAAGAAGTGAATGAAGTCCCGGAGGACTCACTAGATGAAAAGTATCTGATGCATTCCAGTCGCCATGACTCCCACCAGCCTCCCAGCAGCAATGCCTctgtgtgtgatgtgcaggaccaGCTCTGA